The DNA window TAACATTGTTTATCCACAAAGCCTGCCCATTTTTCACAGATATATCCAGCATTCAATTTCCAGCTTATTCTTCACCGTAGTATCTTTCACTTTTTGGGTTTTTCCCAACCCGACTAATGTTTCTTTGCATCTCTTGCCTCAGGTTGCGCTTTGAGCGCACTCAAAACCACGTGACAGCATTTGTGGAGCACTGTGACGGCCATGTGGTCGTATCCGCCTCTACTCAAGAATGGGCTGTGAAGAAACATCTCTACAGCACCCGGGACGCAGTAGCCAGTGAGAGTGTGGGGCGTGTGCTGGCCCAGCGCTGCCTGGAGGCAGGCATCAGCTACATGGTGTATAGTGTCATCCCCTGTGAATTCCATCATGAGGGGgcaagtactttaaaaaaaacaacaaaaacctgtCTGCCTTGTCCTTTGCAAGATTTCAGTTAGTTGATTTATGGATTTGTTGTGTCATCTTTCAAATTCGCGCATCACAGCAGCTTATAAGGTTGAACTTTTGAAATGTAACATAtatgtgtgtaaaaaaaaaaagaaaaatagagtgtggtaaatgctaagaagcccattttagcacgcactgaaCTTtagtaaaacataacataaaagcaatttctagaccagtggttctcaaccctgtcctggaggaccaccaggccagtcgggttttcaggctagccctaatgaatatgcatgagagagatcagcatataatggaggtgccaggcatgcaaatctgctccatgcatattcattagggatatcctgaaaacccgactggcctgggggtcctccaggacagagttgggaaccactgatctagaccataTAACCGTTAAGTTAatctatgcagttaacaaaagattaataataagaCTACAAATGGATGAAGGAACTTGAAAGTCTATTACTAATTCTACTAGTATTTGGagaacaaataagtttttaattgtttcctaaaatgtaaataagaaGCAGAAGATAATAATAGATGTTTAAACTCCTTATCCCAGGTAGCGGCCTGATAGGAAAGTGTGCGCTcatgatatttttaaaatttacaactAGAAATAGATGGATTTTACAAGGACACCTTTGTGCTGATATGTAAAAAGATTTAGCCAGATATTGCAGAACTTGACCTATAGTAAATGCGGCTCAATTTAAAGATGATACGTGCCCCATCGAGATTTTCTTCCATCTGTTGCCATATACATGCATACCATTTACAGTAAGTCATAAAGCTCTCCCAGAAATatgaagtaagaacataagaattgctgctgctgggtcagaccagcggtccatcgtgcccagcagtctgctcacgcggtggcccctaggtcaaagagcagtgctctaaatgagcccagccttgCCTTtttactttccagttgagcaggaacttgtccaactttgtcttgaatccttggagggtgttttcccctataacagcctctggaagagtgttccagctttctaccactctctgggtgaagaaaaacttccttacgtttgtacggaatctatcccctttcaactttagagagtgccctctcgttctccctaccttggagaaggtgaataacctgtctttatctactttttcttgagtccctggagggtgttttcccctataacagactctggaagagcgttccagttttctaccactctctgggtgaagaagaacttccttacgtttgtacggaatctatcccctttcaactttagagagtgccctctcgttctccctaccttggagagggtgaataacctgtctttatctactttgtcttgagtccctggagggtgttttcccctataacagactctggaagagcgttccagttttctaccactctctgggtgaagaagaacttccttacgttcgtacggaatctatcccctttcaactttagagagtgccctctcgttctccctaccttggagagggtgaacaacctctccttatctactaagtctatccactTCAGTATCTTAAATTATTGGTTAGCTCTCTGTTGTGTATCTCAGCAATGGAACTGAGGCAGCTCTGTACTGGGATCTTTCGATGCTGCATGTAGTTTCATGTCTAAAGAATTTAACCTTGGTAATATACAACTTCAAAGCATAAGTGTCCTTTTGCTTGTTGATTTTTAATAAATACGATTATTGCCAAATAAGAGTGTATGTAGTGAGGTAGAGGCTTAACACTCATAGTCAGTCGCTGTCTCCCGAGAGTCCCACAGCAACATGTCTCGCTTTCATTTCACTCATCCTAAATGCTCTAGAATACCCTTGAGGTTGTGATGAGGGACGAAATGCTTCTTTCCAAGAAGGTGCAACTTGATCCATTGTGCCTTTTGTGAACCATGCATTTCGGCACTAGTAGTAGTATAATTGACCTACTATTTTATCTGAAATGAGAGaaatccaagcagtttacaatacagaaaacaaaaacatAGTAAAATTAGATATCATCTAGATAAAATGACCTTAGAATTAAGAATTTCACAAACTTCCAACATTTACAAACACTGCCTGACTGAAAGTAAGATTTCTTACCCAGAAAATGTCTTGCTCTGGCCTAGTTGTGCATTTTCtgccaactaagggctccttttactaaggtgcactagcgcacgcaggaaattaccgcgcgctacgcggctagaactaacgccagctcaatgccggcgttaaggtctagcgcgcggggcagtgTAGCGCGCACTttccctaacgcagctttgtaaaaggagccctaaatcttgttCAGGCCCACTAGTCCCTCAGTTTCATGAGAGGGAAGGAACCTcctgtatacaaaaaaaaaaaaaaaaaaaaaaaaaaaaaggatccctCCTTGGAAATGGTCCTGAGTTTATAACAGTGAAGGATGCTTTCTAGTTTTATCACCAGAACGCATGTCATTTCCCCCGTTTGCTTTTTTGTGTCTGATGTATAGAGTGAAGATGGAGGAAGCAatcggagggtgtgatagggcagagtacggtattggagttcaagaaggaattggacaatttcctgaaggaaaaggggatagaagggtttaAGATAGAGGGCTAttatataggtcctggacctgatgggctgccgcgtgagcggactgctgggcatgatggaccccctggtctgacccagcataagaacataagcaatgcctctgctgggtcagaccagggatccgtcatgcccagcggtccgctcacgttCTTATGTTCATGAAGCAACAGGACAATTTGTGTTCAGTCACTGGACTACGTAGGCCAGATTCTGTGCTTGCTTGAGCAGGATTGTTTAATAGTTGTGTTTTTTGGCatattatgttttgttttaacaATGGCTTGGACTTGCAGGTGCAACGATTCCGGAATGCCATGAAGGAGGGCGGCGTTGTACTGACTGAGCCCCGACGTATCTATGAGTGAGATGCAGAAGTGAGAGTTCTTTGCATCCAGTGCTCCATTATGGACGGTGTGAACAGGAATAGAGGAAAGACTGATGTCTGCGCAGCAGGCAGATTTAGGGTGGACTatagatttatatatataaaaaagtgtttgtattcaaattaaaaaaaaccacaaaatgaTGGTGGTGCAAGTCTCTTATTTTTACTAAAACGAGGTTGTCTAGCATGCCTGTGCTATCTCTGTAATAATACCATTAAGCAAACAGAGGAAAAGGGGAAATATGAAACACATAGAAACCAGTGCTGAAATTGGCTGACATTCTGCATTCTATTAGTTTTTATGACGCTGTGGAGAAGCTGTATCCATGTTTAGGATGTATTGCAACCCAGAACTCATGGGctgggatggagacaaaaaggaaaGCATATTTACTTGGCAAATAGATAATGGAATATACAGTACCTTAAAGCAGGGATGGGCCACAACCCAGTAATATTTGATGAACATTTTTAGAAGGCAAAGCACTTGGGGGAGACCCCTATCCCAGCTTTGCACATTAAAACCCCAAGTCAAATATATGTGTATATCTATAAAATGTACAATAGAAGGTTGGAAAATActgagatggtacacatggaggTTAAAATATATCCAGACTAACATTCTCAGCCATCCTTCTGACTGCACTGCACCATGACCTTGAAACATGGCTCTTAAAAGTCTCAACCTTTTCAGCTCCAAGGCATATCTGCATTTTCATGTATGCTGTGCTGCATGCCAACTTTGCAGAGCTGGTTGTGTGGACATTGTGGAGGGCTTAAGGCCAAAAGGAAAGCAAAGAAGCATGTGTGACTATAGATGATGCTCGAAATGGAGATAATGCTGGTGTCTCTTTGTTGTCAGGGTCCAGGAGACAGTCAAATTATCCAATTTGAATTTAATACCTACAGTGTGTATACCTTTGAGTTGACCACTGACCCATGGCTGCATGCACAGTAAGGAATTCTTACCATAGCCTTCTCCcatgcagtgtgtggctccaccctacagcacctggtattccccagTGGTCCCCCATCTAGGTAttagccaggcctgaccctgcttagcttcttaatttaaagagttttctttttaaagatgcttatgacctTTAAACTAAATTCAAAGTTAATCTTAGCTCTTTCTTACTTTCCCCTCCCCAacgtttctttccttttatggtTCTCTTCTCTATTCTAAAattattgaattgtagttcttccctttttttttaccttgtgtatccatatgtctgttggtctaacccattattttaatatgtaaatattatgtttaactgtatgtttacatttttttttttaccaaagttGTATCTTacttagtaaatttaaataagcgatttatcaaatcaaaaataaacttgaaacttgatagcaaGAGCAGCCTTACCTAGGACAGCCAGGCCATAGGCATCCAACACTTAGAGTAAAGAGTACGATAAGATGAATAAGGATTTATAAAAGGCCACTATTGATATCACAGAAATCAATCAAATGCAATAGTCCACAACCTTGTATTACTGAGAAAATGCTAGAAACAAGAATAAAGGGGCAGCAACATGTTCCTTTCCAAATCCCTTCTTCCTCTACATCAGCCTTCTGATCCTTTTTTTATGTCGCAGTACGTCTTTCTCCTAGTCTTCCCTGCTGAGGTTTCTGTTTCTTTTGCACAACATATCTACCGtatcttcttttctttatttactagttttttagcccattacattaacgggtgctagcagcccttcttccttacttcccccCCCTCGTCCAGCAACAtccccccttctctgctcccactgtctagcaataggccttttcccttacttttacctcccccctactccattggttttacctccccccctgtccagcagcacctcttccctgctccccctgtccaatagtagccattatcccttccttttacctttcccctgtccagcagtaccaatCCCAGCGGTCTCTCCCTATCCTcgggccctctcctcctcttcctgttGCCGGGGTGCCTGCAGCGGCGCCTTTCTCCAACATTCACACTCTCTCCCTGTCCTACTCCAGGGTGCTcgatttctccccctcccccccaaatggacGTTAGTGTTGATTGCGCGACTGCATGCGGCGGTCCTTCGCTTCCTGTTTCCTGTGGgcagtgggggtttttttttttcatgtaggcTGGCTTCCAACCGCCGCATGTGCCGCACGCCGCAAATAGAATATGGCCACAGAGTCAGACAccatggtggcagggatcacagtGTTGTAAGTGTGcctgcacgcttagggttttattatacagGATTATTTTTAAGTTTTCAAAGGTAATACAGTCTACATAACAGATCAGCATAGAAACAAGCAAAGATCCACCCAGTCCATCAGTTGTACAGCCGTTCTTTAGTACAAGACAATAATTTTTTCTTCAAACTGGAGGCCtacaaccccctcctcccccccagtgaCCATAGATAGGTAGGCATGAAGAAATAGCTACATGATCTTAGCATGACTCAGTAGAAGCTTATTTTATTTAAGGGTCCCAAACTTTAAGGAAGAGTGATATATGGTTATGCATTAAAGCTGTCAACTTAGACATGCAAAAAAATAAAGTCCAATTTACAGAGGAATTGTCGCCTGGTTGGGGGGATGAACCTGTTTCCAGTGGGGTTGCTTTTTGGGCAATCCCACCACACGTGAAGAAAGGATCCCTGATGCCCACAATTCCTCCAACACAAATCAAAGATCTACAAATATACATTCTATGCAATCGTACCAGGGTTAGGTACCACTAGAACATATCTTTCTTCTGATGCTTCCACCCAGGTCTCTTGtttccctccattcctttttctATAGAAGATCTTGCCTATATCTAGGTGTTTATTCATTCAaaatctatactgttctcccaggggagttcagaacagtttacaatgGATTTATGCAGGGATTCaagtctgtcccagcgggctctcAATCTAATATACCGGGGGCAATGAGAggaccaagtgacttgcccagggtcacaaggagtagtgtggggttGAACCCTCAACCTTAAGGTACTGAAGCTGTAGCCATATTCTCAAATGTTTAaatccaagttcagccccatacagagggccattcttgctgctaaaaatgaagatatCCATGAAATAAACAATCAGATACTCCCGTTTTACCGgtagattgggataaataaatatccgggcaacccGGGGTAATCagctagtccagtggttcccaaccctgtcctggaggaccaccaggccagtcgggttttcaggctaaccctaatgagaGAGCTCTGCATAGAccggaggtgccaggcatgcaaatctgctccatgcatattcattagggctatcctgaaaacccaactggcctaatGTTCTtcctggacagggttgggaaccactgagctagtcTATTATAACAGAAGGCACAAGTTATAATTTTGCTTGAGAAAAATAATCTTTTAATTCTATGTCTGGTAGAACAAAACTGATGACAATATTATGACCACCAGCTTCCAAACAGGAATCCAAATCCGAGTTAGAAACTAGCAGAATAAAAAAGCCTTCCGCCTAAACtgcaaaggaagaaaaaaaaaaaaaaaaggggggggcgtGACCCGTCGGCTACCAAGCTAAGATGGGTGCGGTCTGGAGAGATTTGCgtctgggggcgtggcctggATTTCGCGGGAGATCTTCACGTGGGGATTTGTGTAGTAGTGGCGAGGAGAAAGTTTGGGGGAATCTTTTTACTGGTTTGATCGATTTTGGTTTTTTTGGATCTGGTATCTTGCTTTATCAGGGAGCTTATATGATTTTGTTTATATCTGGAACGACCCTCTTTTCTGCCTTCGTTTTTACCTTGTAACTTTTCGCCTAATGGATATTTTCGGCAGTCAGCTGGAGGAAGCCCTTCCTGTTCTTCAGGAGCAAATTCAGGGCTGTGATTTCATAGGTAAGGAAGACACATAAAATCCTTACCTTCGCTTATGTTTCTATCTACTTCTATCAGAACGGCAGGAATTTAGTTGAGGCCCAGCTAGAAGAAAGTTAGTACTTCTGGGTTGGATGTGAGATAATCAGGACTGGAGTAAACGTGTatagactagagcaggggtgtcaaaatccctcctggagggctacaatccagtcgggttttcaggatttccccaataaatatgcatgagatctatttgcatgcactgctttcattgtatgctaatagatctcatgcatattcattagggaaatcctgaaaacccgactggattgcggccctagaggagggactttgacacccctggactagaagAGACTTATTAGTAAAGGTGGAAGGCTACCTAGTTAAGGAGGGGAATTTTAAGCCAGTCCTGGATATCAAACAATCTCATCCTGATGGATTATGGGACTGGCCCTACTGATTTACCACATTGCTCTGTGAGGTAAGTGCAAGAGCAGGACAGGCTAACAGGTTTCCTAGTGGAATTGGGTGATTTTAATTTGGCAGCTCTGAGTTAGACAGGCTAACGATTACAAGGGGTGGTTAAATGTACATATAAATTATTGTTTATTAATGAGGAATTGCAAGTTTGCAAAGCATGAAAGAGCCTGCTTTGATGCATGTATGTATGTGGGAACTTTAGAAAATGAAGTTATTCTTATATGTAACCGGTGTTTTCTGAGGACAATAAGATGAAGAGTGTCACTGGTGAGCGAGAATATTGTATCTTGCTTGGGCTTGGAGAAGCTGGCACCACGGAGGGGTGAGGGTGGGATAATGATGTGTCAAGACAAATAGAGGGTAATTTTGTAACAGGCTGCATATgggtgaattttttttaaaataaaagtggttaataaatcccagtaaATAAATCTAGTACAGTACCAGTATCTTTACTGATTTACAACAGactgatgcaaaaaaaaataaaaaaaaaatactgtaaatgAAATTAAAACACTGGGGAAACCTCATATCCCAGAGTTTATTGAATATCCTTCACACAGATTTTGTGGCTTTTCTCTACTGATGACTTCGTTGTAATTAAATATATACAGTTCCACCACAAAAAATACTCCGCAGTAGTACTGGCATGAAAACGCCAAACACtgcctttttaaaatatatataacttCTGGCTAGCGGATAAGCTCCTAAattttacaatttataaacacCTAAGAATAGAAGCCCTAACTATAGCGTAAGAATTGTagttctgattagagaatgacacggtgacaaaattcatcaccgttcccgtccccgcggataaccgcgggaaataatcccatgtcattttctagtgtctatttcaacctcggtccttctacaccagcattcttcaaagcaaagcttgcgggtcagtggttgtggccattcatactctgattcttatgtgagccaaggataatgaagccattgtgacatcactgatgtgattggctcttaggcactggtggaatgaggcattatgacatcacaatatctgctctggaatgttgctgctcaatctcagcattcttcaaagcaaagcttgcgggtcagtggttgtggccattcatactctgattcttccctctctccttaaagaatgacatgaagatggtttcccgcggttatccgcggggacggggacggtgatgaattttgtcaccgtgtcattctctagttctgatcTAGTTCTGCATGATAATAATGAATTATGGAGTTTTGTGTGTCAATTGCTTGGGGTTTTGCTGTATACAGTTGCTTAGTGTACTTTACAAGTAACCTAAACTTGGGGAAACTTGTTAATACGTCCTGACTTTGTGCTTGGGTCTCCCTAATTCTTGCCGTTCTTGTGCTCTAGCGATAGACATGGAATTCACAGGTCTCCATTCAGTCTTGCCTCACAACCTGAAGCCCAGGTGAGGAACTCTTTTCATTGGTTCATTTAgttttctgtaccattctcccaagggagttcagaacaatttacatgaatttattccgatactcaagcattttttcctgtctgtcccagtctaatctaatgtacctggggcaatcttGTGTTATTGCTATAGTTTTGCAGGGTGTAATGCCGGGTAGTGAGAGACTTGTTAATTGTAGTGAAAGGGATGCAATTTCTATGAATGCTGTCCACTGCACAAgaccagtgtcccacaaactttgtcCAGCCACGTCATACTAAatgtagtggccacggctcgaggtaTCCGAAAGTGCGCACATAACATAAcacttatataccgcagctacCACTCGGTCCAGAGCGATTAacgaaaaataaaattactgaacATTCACAGTTGATCACAATAACTTATTCAAAATATTTaccaaacagatatgttttcaggcTTTTCCTAAAAGCCTGGTAAGAAGTGGAAGTTGATATAAAGTTAGCAATTTGTTTATCCCACATTCCAGCCTGATACGATAGAGTCCTACCCCAAAATATCGTTTATAGAGACGACCTTTAACGGATGGAAAAATCAAAAAATCGTAGACCACACAGATGTTTCCTCTTAGCAAATTCAAAGTGATTGAGAAAGTAGCTGGGTAATACCCCACTCAAAACCTTTAAAACGTGTACAACTGAACTTGAAAATCACTCGCGCCTCAGTGGACGACCGGTGCAGCTTATGATAATACTGTGACACATGATCggatttttttcaatccaaagatcaggcggacagcagtgttttgaataagctgcaacCTTTTAGTGTTTTTCTTGCAAATCGATAgagaatattacagtaatctaaagcgCTATGTACTAAAGTGTTAtgttacaggacatgcctctcgccgcgagaggcacatcctggtGAAAGTCAGCTGGCGCTTCTCCTCCTCCTCGGTGTGTTGtgacacacctgaaatctcaggaggcacacagtttgcgatacactgcactAGACATATAGGCCTCTCCCTGATACACTACATAACTTTAAAAGATGCAATTGTAGTAAAGAATGGTGCAAGAGCAGGAGATCTGCTGGGAGCTTTACCTCCTGTAGCCCTGGCCTTTGCCAGCAGGTGGCACTACAGGGAATAATTTACTGATTTATAGAATAGTCTCTTCGTTAACTGATTTTGTGAAATGGATTTGTGTTTACAGTCTCTTCGATTCAGCAGATGATTGGTACAGAAAGGTGAAGTCTAGCATCCAGAAGTTCACTGTATGTCAGATTGGTGAGTTTTTTTGCAGGGTTGACTTACATATTCTAGACCCCCAGACccctaatcataagaacataagaagttgcccccgctgaatcagaccagaggtccatctttgctcagcggtccgctcccgcgcggcccatcaggcctagtgcctggacagtgatccctgattaattttataacttacctctaatcccatccctataatctacctctactcttatctgtacccctcaatccctttgtcttccaagtacctatccaaagcttctttgaacccatgtagtgtgctcctgtttatcacatcctccggtagcgcgttccatgtatccaccaccctctgtgtgaaaaagaacttcctagcgtttgttctaaacttctcccctttcaatttctctgagtgccccc is part of the Geotrypetes seraphini chromosome 14, aGeoSer1.1, whole genome shotgun sequence genome and encodes:
- the MRPL18 gene encoding 39S ribosomal protein L18, mitochondrial, with product MFTGMALLRGNRQLLAATGRLQETSMVRFLAAGANVQQYPESKVDTRENEVVSSHFVNRNPRNLERMEVARKDRGWATLWPSRKFWHRLRFERTQNHVTAFVEHCDGHVVVSASTQEWAVKKHLYSTRDAVASESVGRVLAQRCLEAGISYMVYSVIPCEFHHEGVQRFRNAMKEGGVVLTEPRRIYE